A window of the Streptomyces griseochromogenes genome harbors these coding sequences:
- a CDS encoding glycoside hydrolase family 13 protein: protein MADLSSRNPDWWRQAVIYQVYPRSFADADGDGLGDLRGVTQRLDHLAVLGVDALWLSPFYPSELADGGYDVADHRDVDPRLGTLDDFDTMVAEAHRLGLKIVVDIVPNHTSHRHPWFQEALRAGPGSAARERYVFRPGRGAHGELPPTDWQSVFGGSAWRRLPDGDWYLHLFAAEQPDLNWENEEVRADFRTTLRFWSDRGVDGFRIDVAHGLAKDLTEPLRHVGDLDATGEDALRRVEPGTHPYWDRDEVHEIYRDWRKIFDAYTPPRTAVAEAWVPDTRRALYARPDELGQAFNFEYLQAHWDADELREVITGSLATARTAGASATWVLSNHDVVRHPSRLMLPPGTDENAWLLSGGRAPAIDPEAGLGRARAATLLMLALPGSAYVYQGEELGLPEAADLPTEVLKDPIWEQTGHVRKGRDGCRVPLPWTTAGPSYGFGPGAAWLPQPASFASYAVEAQAGAEGSTLELYRTALRLRRKLLEGETLTWTPGAPAGVLDFARTGAWRCVTNLTADPVPLPPGEVLLSSTPPSPAGTLPPDTTVWLG from the coding sequence ATGGCAGACCTCTCCTCCCGGAACCCCGACTGGTGGCGCCAGGCCGTCATCTACCAGGTCTATCCGCGCAGCTTCGCCGACGCCGACGGCGACGGTCTCGGCGACCTGAGGGGCGTCACCCAGCGCCTGGACCATCTCGCCGTGCTCGGCGTCGACGCCCTGTGGCTCAGCCCCTTCTACCCCTCCGAACTAGCCGACGGCGGCTACGACGTGGCCGACCACCGGGACGTCGACCCGCGTCTCGGGACCCTGGACGACTTCGACACGATGGTCGCCGAGGCCCACCGGCTCGGTCTGAAGATCGTCGTCGACATCGTCCCCAACCACACCTCGCACCGGCACCCCTGGTTCCAGGAGGCCCTGCGGGCCGGCCCCGGATCCGCCGCCCGCGAGCGCTACGTCTTCCGGCCCGGCCGCGGCGCCCACGGCGAACTCCCGCCCACCGACTGGCAGTCGGTCTTCGGCGGCAGCGCCTGGCGGCGCCTGCCCGACGGCGACTGGTACCTGCACCTCTTCGCCGCCGAACAGCCCGACCTGAACTGGGAGAACGAGGAGGTCCGCGCCGACTTCCGCACCACCTTGCGCTTCTGGTCCGACCGGGGCGTGGACGGCTTCCGCATCGACGTCGCCCACGGCTTGGCCAAGGACCTCACCGAGCCGCTCCGGCACGTCGGGGACCTGGACGCGACGGGGGAGGATGCCCTGCGGCGGGTGGAGCCCGGCACGCACCCGTACTGGGACCGCGACGAGGTCCACGAGATCTACCGCGACTGGCGCAAGATCTTCGACGCCTACACCCCGCCGCGGACCGCCGTCGCCGAGGCCTGGGTCCCGGACACCCGGCGCGCCCTGTACGCCCGCCCGGACGAACTCGGCCAGGCCTTCAACTTCGAGTATCTGCAAGCCCATTGGGACGCCGACGAGCTGCGTGAGGTCATCACCGGCTCGCTCGCCACCGCCCGCACCGCCGGAGCCTCGGCCACCTGGGTGCTCTCCAACCACGACGTCGTCCGCCATCCCTCACGGCTGATGCTGCCGCCCGGCACCGACGAGAACGCCTGGCTGCTCTCCGGCGGCCGGGCCCCGGCGATCGACCCGGAGGCCGGCCTCGGCCGGGCCCGGGCCGCGACCCTGCTGATGCTGGCGCTGCCCGGATCGGCGTACGTCTACCAGGGCGAGGAGCTCGGCCTGCCCGAAGCCGCCGATCTGCCCACCGAGGTGCTGAAGGACCCGATCTGGGAGCAGACGGGGCACGTCCGCAAAGGCAGGGACGGCTGCCGGGTGCCGCTGCCGTGGACGACGGCAGGACCGTCCTACGGCTTCGGGCCCGGGGCCGCCTGGCTGCCGCAGCCGGCGTCCTTCGCGTCGTACGCCGTGGAGGCCCAGGCCGGTGCCGAGGGTTCCACCCTGGAGCTGTACCGCACCGCGCTCAGGCTGCGCCGCAAGCTGCTGGAGGGAGAGACGCTGACGTGGACGCCCGGCGCCCCGGCCGGGGTGCTGGACTTCGCCCGCACCGGAGCCTGGCGGTGCGTCACCAACCTCACCGCGGATCCGGTGCCGCTGCCGCCGGGCGAGGTGCTGCTGAGCAGCACGCCGCCGAGTCCGGCGGGAACCCTCCCGCCGGACACCACCGTCTGGCTCGGCTAG
- a CDS encoding DUF4142 domain-containing protein → MGGAMALTLAALAYPSMLGVSTVSSSPSRVIAQTQWGPLTEGDRDFVVKVRAAGLWEYPVGQIGLQKGTTKGVIEASKHLVDGHAALDTTCRKIAPMLNITLPNIASPQQEGFVTTLKSDSGKKFDSDFANILRMTHGSIFNTVAKIRSTTKNSLVRALADQANDTVLDHITVMEKTGLVDFDQTIFQQTTPPKLPASDQTPPPPPAGQPQVVLTPPPNATSKPVDIDGIAGGNGGGGASPGPSPSPTVG, encoded by the coding sequence GTGGGCGGTGCGATGGCCCTGACCCTCGCGGCACTCGCCTACCCGAGCATGCTCGGTGTGAGCACCGTGTCCAGCTCGCCGTCGCGGGTCATCGCCCAGACCCAGTGGGGGCCGCTCACCGAGGGCGACCGGGACTTCGTGGTCAAGGTGCGGGCGGCCGGACTGTGGGAGTACCCGGTGGGGCAGATCGGGTTGCAGAAGGGCACCACCAAGGGCGTCATCGAGGCCAGCAAGCACCTGGTCGACGGGCACGCGGCGCTGGACACCACGTGCCGCAAGATCGCGCCGATGCTGAACATCACGCTGCCCAACATCGCGAGCCCCCAGCAGGAGGGCTTCGTCACGACGCTGAAGTCGGACAGCGGCAAGAAGTTCGACAGCGACTTCGCCAACATCCTGCGGATGACGCACGGCTCGATCTTCAACACGGTGGCGAAGATCCGGTCCACCACCAAGAACTCACTGGTGCGCGCCCTCGCCGACCAGGCCAACGACACCGTCCTCGACCACATCACCGTGATGGAGAAGACCGGTCTGGTCGACTTCGACCAGACCATCTTCCAGCAGACCACTCCGCCGAAGCTGCCCGCCTCCGACCAGACCCCGCCGCCCCCGCCGGCGGGCCAGCCGCAGGTGGTGCTCACACCGCCGCCGAACGCGACGTCGAAGCCGGTGGACATCGACGGCATCGCCGGCGGCAACGGAGGCGGGGGCGCCTCGCCGGGCCCCAGCCCGAGCCCGACGGTCGGCTAG
- a CDS encoding DUF6445 family protein encodes MPPQPPPRMPAALPVLPYRKPTKGRDYWVLDDVLPDVDAVRERCLAKDDWVEGYPYTSETWPGLRAMPGLEPGELGRIEGLVKKATGAKELWVQQAPGGGTLNHNCVQVVGEGESEPRPHTDSRALCRYAAVLYLNPRVPKDCGTSFFRQSLPGGRLGGNVVQAPHNNLVEALGTRFVAPDAFEEDVRVPHKYNRLLLYNANLVHSATGYVGKELEEKRMTAVFFWMA; translated from the coding sequence ATGCCCCCACAGCCACCCCCCAGAATGCCCGCCGCGCTTCCCGTCCTGCCCTACCGCAAGCCCACCAAGGGCCGCGACTACTGGGTGCTGGACGATGTCCTGCCCGACGTCGACGCCGTGCGCGAGCGGTGTCTGGCCAAGGACGACTGGGTCGAGGGCTATCCGTACACCTCCGAGACCTGGCCGGGGCTGCGTGCCATGCCCGGTCTGGAGCCCGGTGAACTCGGCCGTATCGAGGGGCTGGTGAAGAAGGCGACCGGGGCGAAGGAGCTGTGGGTGCAGCAGGCGCCCGGCGGCGGCACCCTCAACCACAACTGCGTCCAGGTGGTCGGCGAGGGCGAGAGCGAGCCCCGCCCGCACACCGACTCCCGCGCGCTGTGCCGGTACGCGGCCGTGCTGTACCTCAACCCGCGCGTACCCAAGGACTGCGGCACCAGCTTCTTCCGCCAGTCCCTGCCCGGCGGCCGACTCGGCGGCAACGTCGTCCAGGCCCCGCACAACAACCTCGTCGAGGCCCTCGGCACCCGCTTCGTCGCCCCGGACGCCTTCGAGGAGGACGTCCGCGTCCCCCACAAGTACAACCGCCTCCTCCTCTACAACGCCAACCTCGTGCACAGCG